Within Chloroherpetonaceae bacterium, the genomic segment TGTTTTTTTGGCATAGTCAGTGCGATGTGGATTTTTTGCAGGTGCAGTATAAGAAAAGTTCGCTTTGGCTTCAAGCTATCTTGCTGCTTCTGGGTGTCTCTGGGAGGCGCGTCTTATTTCTCTGACAAGAGAGAGACCAGACACACCTGCATTTTACAGCCTATCTTTGGCTTCCGCATTGCGCAACTTGAATGCGTAGAAGACCGCTGTGCCTGCAATAAGCCCGACTAAGAATCCGAATGGCAAGCCGATAGCCGCAAATGCCACGATTGCAAGCACCGTTGTATGAGTTGCTGTGTAAGAATGCGTGTGAACTAATCCGAACAGTGCAACGGCTTCGAAGAGCAATACGACGCCAAGTATAGGGAGTGGAAATGCCCGTAAAAGCATTTCAAAGCACTCTGCAAAGAATAGTCCCCAAATCAGGTAGAATGAGCCATAGAGCACCACCGAGCCACCTGTGCGTGCCCCAAACGCATAATGCCCTGCCAGTCCGCCTGCTCCGTGGCAAGTTGGCACACCTGACAAAAACGGTGCGATGAGATTCATTATGGAGTATGTCAGCCCAATGCGCTTAACCGTTAAGGCTTTTTCAGGAAAAAGGTCTCTTGCAATTTGCTCTGTCGCCAAAATGGAGTTGCCTATGGACAATGCAATCTGCGGCAGAGCCAGCACGACAAAACCTTGCTCTATGTCGCTCCATGTCGGTGCATGCCATTTTGGTAGGTTTAGCGATGGTTCTAAGGCGTGCAACCACAACCGCTGCGAATCTGGCGCTACTGTGAGCGCATATCCGACGCCTAGTGCCATCACAACCAGCGCTGCTGGCAAACGCCGTCGCTGCAAGGCAAGAATGAGTACAAAGCTCAGGAGCGCCAGTGCATATCCTGCTGCACCGCTGGGACTAATGTAGTCTTTTAGCGCTAGCAAACCTAACTGCAAGGCTAACCCAAGCTGCAGTCCTCTCACCACAACTTGCGGCACGAGCTGTGCCAGCTTTTCCAGTAACCCTGTTAGCGACAACACCAGCATCAACAGCCCAACGGCTATTCCACCCCCATAGAGCACATCAGCACTTAGTTTTTGCGAAATCACCAGCGTTGCCATGGCTTTGAGAGGCTGGACAGGCATAGGCATCTTGTAGAGTACACCAGTTAGCACTTGCATCAGCCCGAAGACAATGAGTGTGCTGGCTGCGTCCAGTTGTGCAGCTATGGTCATTCCAGCCAGCAGTGGGAGGTCTGTGCCAATGTCGCCAAATGCGCCATTCCATTCGTTGCGGTCGAAGCGAAGGGCTTTGACTGCAGTTGTGCGTGGCTCGAGCATCGTGCGCCAGCTTTGGGTTTCTACAGGTTGTGTTATCCACCGATTGTGGACATTGATTCTCTGACAGGAATATGTCCAATTCGGTTCGCTTCGGCTTCGTAGCCATCTTTATAGCGCTCGCTGACAGCTTTGCGAATTAGTGCTTCCAGCTCTATGTTGCTTGCGCCCTGTCGCATCGGCGTTTTAATGTCGTAGCCACGATTGTCGTAGAGGCAAGTATGAATTTCACCTTTTGGAGTTAGGCGTAAGCGGTTACATGTGCCGCAAAAGGTGCGTGAATATGCTGCAATGATGCCTACTGTGCCCAAGTGCCCTTCAATCGCATAATTCATTGAAGTTGAAAAGGGTGCATCAGGCAGTTTGGAGAGACTTGGGAACGCCTCCTTCAGCACAGCCAGAATTTTCGCATAGTTCCAAGTCAGCACCGGTGTCTCTTTGCCAGTGCCATTGAATGGCATTTCCTCAATGAAGCGCACGGAGACGGGGTAGTCACGCGACAGTAAGGCCAGTGGCACGATTTCATCCGTATTGACCCCTTCGGTGACTACTACATTGATTTTGGTTGGAATCTCGTACTCGAGCAGGGCATAGAAGGTCTTCATCACATTTTCAAATTCATCGCGTCGCGTGATGGTCTTGAAGCGTTCTCGGCGAAGCGTATCCAAGCTCAGATTAATCGATGAGATGCCAATGCGTTTGAGGTCTCTCACGAATGGGGCGGTCAGCACACCATTTGTGGTGATGCTGATTTCTTCTATACCTGAGACGGCTGCCAGTTCTTCTAGAAAATCAATCAGCCCAGTCCGCACAAACGGTTCGCCACCTGTAATGCGAAACTTACAAATTCCAAGCGACGCAAAGAGTCGGGCTAAGCGCAGCAGTTCGGCGTAAGAGAGCGTCTCACTCTGAGGTAGAAAGTCAATACCTCCAGCAGGCATACAGTACAGACATCGCAGGTTACAGCGGTCGGTTACGGACATTCGAATGTAGGTAATCGGTCGCCCATGATTGTCTATCAAGGTTGCAGTGGGTTGAGCATTTTGAGTGTCAGTTTCTGCTTCGGCGACAAGGTTTCGCATACCTCTTTGCGGCGTTATTCATTGGGTAATAGCGTAAAAACTTAAAATGTGCTCAAACCGTTTTTGCTAGCAAAGAAACGTGAAATTGCCATGGAACTAATCGTCCATTTCTTTGCGGCGGGTCGCGACATTGTGGGTGCGTCCTCACTACACATCACGCTACCTGAGCCCGTTACGGCGCAAGCTCTCTTGGACTACTTGAAGGCACGCTATCCGCAGTTTGCTCAGTTGCGTTCGCTCTCTGTGGCGGTCAATGAAGACTATGCGTCGCCTCAGCAAATTTTGCAAGAAACCGATGAAATTGCGATAATTCCACCTGTTTGCGGGGGCTAACGCCTCAGCCAGTCTGCTGCACAGACATTGCAGGTTTTCACATGCGCTTTTTTTGATGAAGTCCTTTCACCACAGTTGGCTCGTGCTTGTTGCCGCAGTATGGTATTCACCACATTTAGCGGCTGCTCAACCTCTGATTGACAGCTTGAAGCGTGTCGTCGAAACTGCAGACGGCACTTGTAAAGTTGATGCGCTCAATGCTCTCGCTCGAGCCTACTGGCGCGCTGCACCTGATAGCACACTCCAGTATGCCCTTCAAGCACAAGCTCTGGCAGAGCAAATTGGCTACAAGCGAGGCTTGGAGAAGGCACTGAACGCCGTGTCGTATATGTATGAAGTGCAAGCTCAGTATGCGAAGGCAATTGAAGTGCGCCTGCGCGATATGGAGCTGAGTAAAGAAATTGAAGATGACACAGCACTGGCGTGGTGCTATCACAGTATGGGGAATCTTTCTACCTATCAGGGCAATAATGACCAAGCTCTAGCATGGCACTTCAAAGCACTGGAATTGAGAGAAAAAATTGGTGACCTTCGTGGCAAAGGTTGGTCACTTAATAACATTGCTTGGGTGTTTGAAAATCAAAATCAATTGGATAAAGCGCTCGAGTATCGCGAGAAAGCTGCTGCAGTTTGGCGCACGCTTCACGATGTTGAAGGGCTGGCTGCCACCACTGGCTATCAAGCTGATGTGTATAGCCGACAAGGCAAACACGAGCTTGCACTGGCACGCGCTCACGAAGCTATTCGCCTGCTCAGGCAAGCAGGAATTTCGCTCACTCACAGCTGGCTGCAGCTTGGCAAGTTTTACATTGCGGCGGCAAAATACGATTCTGCCTTGATGGCGCTCGATTCAGCTCTCCATACGGGCGAGAAACGCTACTTCCCTCGCATTCACAATGCCCTTGCACAGTGTTATTTCCTGATGCATCGCTACGACGACGGCATTCGGCACGCCCAAGTCGCAATTAAGCTTGCTCAGCAAGGACAAGATAAAGTACCACTTGAAGAAGCCTATCGAATTGCCTCTGCGCTATACGAAGCCAAAAACGACTTTAAACAAGCCTATGCCTGTTTCAAAGCATACTCCGCACTGCACGATAGTATGCGCTCGCTTGCTACGCAAAATCAGATTATGAGCCGTGAAGTGAACTACCAAATTGGTTTGCGTGAAAAGGAAATTGAGCAACTGCGTAAAGAGCAGACAGCTCAAGCGACGATTCGCAATATGCTCATTGCACTGGTCATTTTTGCTGTCATCATTTTACTTTTGCTTTACTGGCGATACCGTGCTTCACTTAGAGCTAAGCAAATTCTGCAGCACAAAAACGAGGAGCTCAGCGCAAAGAATGCTCTCATAGAAATTCAGCACGCTAAGTTGAAACAAGCCTTTCGGAGTCTCCAAAACACTCAGCAGCAGCTTGTGCAGCAAGAAAAGCTGGCTGCCTTAGGCGAAATTGCCGCTGGCATTTCACACGAGATTCAAAACCCCTTGAACTTTGTGAGTAACTTTGTCTCTCTTGCGCAAGAGCAAAGTGAGGAACTTTCTCAGATGCTTGCCGATGATGCCGTGCCACGTCGGGCTATTCAGGAAAAGTTAGAAAGTTTGAAAGTCAAGTTAGAACGTGTGGCACACCACACTTTGCGCGCTTCTCGAATTGTGAAATCTATTTTAGAGCATAGTAAGAATGGTAGAGGCGAGCGTGAAGAAACGGATCT encodes:
- a CDS encoding putative sulfate/molybdate transporter, producing the protein MLEPRTTAVKALRFDRNEWNGAFGDIGTDLPLLAGMTIAAQLDAASTLIVFGLMQVLTGVLYKMPMPVQPLKAMATLVISQKLSADVLYGGGIAVGLLMLVLSLTGLLEKLAQLVPQVVVRGLQLGLALQLGLLALKDYISPSGAAGYALALLSFVLILALQRRRLPAALVVMALGVGYALTVAPDSQRLWLHALEPSLNLPKWHAPTWSDIEQGFVVLALPQIALSIGNSILATEQIARDLFPEKALTVKRIGLTYSIMNLIAPFLSGVPTCHGAGGLAGHYAFGARTGGSVVLYGSFYLIWGLFFAECFEMLLRAFPLPILGVVLLFEAVALFGLVHTHSYTATHTTVLAIVAFAAIGLPFGFLVGLIAGTAVFYAFKLRNAEAKDRL
- the moaA gene encoding GTP 3',8-cyclase MoaA, producing the protein MRNLVAEAETDTQNAQPTATLIDNHGRPITYIRMSVTDRCNLRCLYCMPAGGIDFLPQSETLSYAELLRLARLFASLGICKFRITGGEPFVRTGLIDFLEELAAVSGIEEISITTNGVLTAPFVRDLKRIGISSINLSLDTLRRERFKTITRRDEFENVMKTFYALLEYEIPTKINVVVTEGVNTDEIVPLALLSRDYPVSVRFIEEMPFNGTGKETPVLTWNYAKILAVLKEAFPSLSKLPDAPFSTSMNYAIEGHLGTVGIIAAYSRTFCGTCNRLRLTPKGEIHTCLYDNRGYDIKTPMRQGASNIELEALIRKAVSERYKDGYEAEANRIGHIPVRESMSTIGG
- the moaD gene encoding molybdopterin converting factor subunit 1, whose amino-acid sequence is MELIVHFFAAGRDIVGASSLHITLPEPVTAQALLDYLKARYPQFAQLRSLSVAVNEDYASPQQILQETDEIAIIPPVCGG
- a CDS encoding tetratricopeptide repeat protein, with amino-acid sequence MKSFHHSWLVLVAAVWYSPHLAAAQPLIDSLKRVVETADGTCKVDALNALARAYWRAAPDSTLQYALQAQALAEQIGYKRGLEKALNAVSYMYEVQAQYAKAIEVRLRDMELSKEIEDDTALAWCYHSMGNLSTYQGNNDQALAWHFKALELREKIGDLRGKGWSLNNIAWVFENQNQLDKALEYREKAAAVWRTLHDVEGLAATTGYQADVYSRQGKHELALARAHEAIRLLRQAGISLTHSWLQLGKFYIAAAKYDSALMALDSALHTGEKRYFPRIHNALAQCYFLMHRYDDGIRHAQVAIKLAQQGQDKVPLEEAYRIASALYEAKNDFKQAYACFKAYSALHDSMRSLATQNQIMSREVNYQIGLREKEIEQLRKEQTAQATIRNMLIALVIFAVIILLLLYWRYRASLRAKQILQHKNEELSAKNALIEIQHAKLKQAFRSLQNTQQQLVQQEKLAALGEIAAGISHEIQNPLNFVSNFVSLAQEQSEELSQMLADDAVPRRAIQEKLESLKVKLERVAHHTLRASRIVKSILEHSKNGRGEREETDLNLLLKEYAQLGYHSYKMRDLSFNVALRFDLDSNLPKFFVVPQDFSRVFLNLVQNAFYSTYHKQQALQRQSEQNFSPEVRVSSHALPNAAQIRIWDNGFGVAPDLHEKIFQPFFTTKPGTEGTGLGLSISRDIITAYGGKIWLESREGEYAEFIIELPYTAMNAHLPLQPVTADV